The window GGTCTTCAGACAGAGATCGGTTCCCTCGTACTCCGCCTCGAGTATCTCCTCCAGGAGTTCCAGTTCGCGCTGGCCGTAGCCCTCGTTCGAGATGAAGTACGGGACGAGCCGGTGTTCGGCGACCCGGCGGCCGCACAGCCCCTCGGCTTTGAGTCGCCGTACGACCTCGCGAATCTCGGCTTCCGTCGGCTGTGGGTCGAGGTCGATCTCCGATCCGCGGCCCTTCGCGAGCCGTTCGAGGAGGTGGTCCGTATCGAGCATGTCCCCATACATTACCCGATATTGCATAAAACGTTTTCCACGCTACGAGCCTCGAGACGGCCGTTTTGGGCGAACACGTTCGCGTCGGGTAGCCGACCAGTCGTCACTCGAACGTGACGGACTCCCGAATCGAGACCGCTCGGTCGCGAAGCGCCGCGACGCCCTCGTCGTCCCGCGCGGTCACCGTCACGTGGCCCATCTTGCGCAGGGGTCGAGCCTCTCGCTTGCCGTACCAGTGGAGGTTCGCGCCGGGCGTCTCGAGGATCCGGTCGATATCGCCCAGTCTCGCCTCCTGCTCCTCGTCGACGTCGGCAAGCAGGTTCGTCATGACGGTCGGCGAACGGAGGTCGGTGGCCGCGAGCGGCCACCCGAGCACGGCACGAACGTGCTGTTCGAACTGCGAACTCTGTGCGCCCTCGATCGTCCAGTGACCGGAGTTGTGGGGCCGGGGTGCGATCTCGTTGAGGAGAACCTTCCCGTCAGTGGTTTCAAACAACTCGATGCCGTAGACTCCCCGGCCGTCCATCACCTCGAGCACGTCCTCGGCGACCTCGCGGGCGCGCTCCTCGACGGCCTCGCTCGAGCGCGCGGGAACGATCGTCTCCCGCAGGATCTCGTCTTCGTGGACGTTCTCCCCGATGGGGAAGGCGGCGGTCTCGTTCTCGCCCTTGACGGCGATGACCGACACCTCACGCTCGAAGTCGACGAACGACTCGACCATCGCGGGGCCGGCGACCGACTCGAGGGCCTCCTCGGCCTCCGCTTTGGACTCGACGGGCACGTTCCCGCGACCGTCGTAGCCGCCGGTGCGGGCCTTCAGCATGACCGGCGCGCCGTAGTCGTCGATCGCATCGCGGACGTCGTCGGCGTCCTCGACCGCGCGGAACGGCGGCACCGGGACCCCCGCCGCCTCGAGTTCCCGTTTCTGGACGAGTTTGTCGTGGATCGTCTCGAGCGTCGACGGCTTCGGGTGGACCGGCGTCCCGGTCTTCTCGCTGACCCGCTCGAGGACGCTCTGGTCGGCGAGTTCGATCTCGAAGGTGAGGACGTCCGATCGGGCGGCCAGTTCCCGGATGCCGGCCTCGTCGTCGAAGTCGGCGACGATCTGGTCGCGCGCGACGAGCGCGGCCGGGCAGTCCGGCGTCGGGTCGAGAACGATCACCTCGACGCCCAGCGGCGCCGCCGCCTCGGCGAGCATTCGACCGAGCTGTCCGCCACCGACGACCCCGATCGTCGGTCCCGGCGTCCGTAGCGTTGT of the Halobiforma lacisalsi AJ5 genome contains:
- a CDS encoding 5-(carboxyamino)imidazole ribonucleotide synthase; protein product: MTTLRTPGPTIGVVGGGQLGRMLAEAAAPLGVEVIVLDPTPDCPAALVARDQIVADFDDEAGIRELAARSDVLTFEIELADQSVLERVSEKTGTPVHPKPSTLETIHDKLVQKRELEAAGVPVPPFRAVEDADDVRDAIDDYGAPVMLKARTGGYDGRGNVPVESKAEAEEALESVAGPAMVESFVDFEREVSVIAVKGENETAAFPIGENVHEDEILRETIVPARSSEAVEERAREVAEDVLEVMDGRGVYGIELFETTDGKVLLNEIAPRPHNSGHWTIEGAQSSQFEQHVRAVLGWPLAATDLRSPTVMTNLLADVDEEQEARLGDIDRILETPGANLHWYGKREARPLRKMGHVTVTARDDEGVAALRDRAVSIRESVTFE